TCGCCGCCGATTGGTGCGAGTTCGAGGGGATGCCGGACGAGCCCCCTGCCCAAGCCTATTACGAGTCCGACGACGACGCCTTCCACCTCTACGAGCCGGCCACGAACGAGTGGCACGTCCTCAACGGGGAGACCTACGGCCCCGCGAAGCTCTACGCGATGGGGCGCGACCTGTGGACGTGGCGCCGCACGTCGCGCCGCACCAGCGCTCCGTAGGAGCCCGGCGCTCGGCGAGGCTGAGGAATCCGGCGCGGGAGCGCGCCCCGAGGCCCTCGACGCCACGCCTGCTCCCCGCGTCGATCGCGTGCTCCGCATGACGTAAAGATGCGAATACGACATGCCCGATTAGATTTTGCCGGCTTGAGCGAGAGCAGCGTGGGTGCTCCCTCGACTGAGCGGAGTCCGGCTACGCCCCCCGCCGCGTGGCTCCCCACACGCTCAGCACGGGCAGCGTCGTCATCTGCACAACGAGCGAGAGGCCGACGGTGTGACCGAGCACGATGAGCACGCCGTCGAGGACGAAGCCCCACAGCGCGATGCGCTTCAGCGGGGGCGATGCGTAGCCGCGGAGCATCGGGTTAGGACTTGATCATGAGCGAGCCGCGCTGCATGTCCATCCCGCAGACGAACTCGAAGTCGCCGCTCTCGGTCGGCGTGAACTCGACGGCGACGGGCTCGTCGAGCGGGAGGTCCGTCGTCGGCACGTCGAAAGCGGGGATCGTCACCTGCGACGAGCACTCGGACTCGACCGTGCGCGTGAAGACGATCCGGGCGGGAACGCCCGCTTCGAGAGCGATCTCGCGGGGGACGTACCCCATCCGCCCGGCTTCGATCTCGACGACCTGCACGCCGTCGACAATCTGGGGTTCGGCAGGGCCGTCGTCGTCGGCCATCTCGTGATCGTGCATCGTCGCGTTCTCGCCGGTAGGCGGCGCGCCCTGCATCGCACCGTCGTCGGCGTCACCGCACGCGGCGAGGGCGAGGAGGAGGGCGAGGAGCGGGAAGAGTTTGAGCGTGGTCATGGGTCTGTGGCGTTGGGTTGGTGTTGGTCAGGGGCAGCGTAGGAGCGACCGGCCGGTCGCCCGTACAGGGTTAGCGCGAAGGGTGCGCGGCGGCATCGGGGGCGAGGGGCTCGAATGCGAGGTCGGCCGACTGCCCGTCGCCGGGCGGGGTCGTGCGGAGTTCGTGGCGGAGCCGGCGGCCCTGCACGACGACGTAGAGCGCGGGGATCATGATGAGCGTGTGGACCGTGCTCGTGACGAGCCCTCCCACCATCGGCGTGGCGATCCGCTGCATTACCTCGGCCCCCGTGCCCGTCCCGATCATGATGGGGACGAGGCCGATGATCGTCGTAAAGACGGTCATCAGCTTTGGGCGGACGCGGTCGACGGCGCCCTCTTCGAGCGCTTCCTTCAGCCGCGGCACCGACGTCAGCCGGCCGTCGCGGCGGTAGCGCTTCACGGCTTCGTCGAGGTAGACGTGCATCACCACGCCCGTCTCCGCCGCGAGCCCCGCGACCGCGATCAGCCCGACGCCGACGGCGATCGAGAAGTTGTACCCGAGCGCGAGCATCAGCCAGATCGCGCCCACGACGGCGAACGGGAGCGGGATCATCAACAGGAGGGCCTCGGTCGCGCTGCGGAAGTGGAGGAAGAGGAGGAGGAAGATGATCGCGAGCGTGATGGGGACGAGCACGGCGAGCCGCTCGTTGGCGCGCTCGAGGTATTCGAACTGCCCGCTCCACTTCAGCGCATAGCCCGGTGGAAGCGTCACAGACTCGGCGACGACCTCGCGCGCACGCTGCACGTAGCTCCCCACGTCGGCCTCGTCGGTGAGGTCGATGAATACCCACGCGTTCGGGCGGGCGTTCTCGCTCTTCACCATCGGCGGGCCGGCGACGTACGAGAAGTCGGCGAGCTGACCGAGCGGGACGTTGGCGCCGTTCGGCGTCGGGACGAGGACTTGGCGGAGCGCGGGGAGGTCGTCGCGGAGAGCGCGGGGGTAGCGGACGTTGACGGGGTAGCGCTCCAGCCCCTCGACGGTCGTCGTCACGTTCATCCCGCCGACGGCGGCCGAGATCACGTCCTGCACGTCGCCGCTCGTGAGGCCGTAGCGGGCGGCGGCGCGGCGGTCCACGTCGATGTCGAGGAAGCTCCCGCCCATCACGCGCTCGGCATACGCGCTCCGCGTGCCGGGGAGGTCTTTGACGGCCGCCTCGACCTCGCGTCCGAGCCGTTCGAGCACGGCCAGATCCGGCCCGGCGATCTTCACCCCGACCGGCGTCTTGATCCCCGTCGCGAGCATGTCGATCCGCGTCTTGATCGGCATCGTCCATGCGTTCGTGAGGCCGGGGAAGTTGATCGCCCGATCCATCTCTGCGGTCAGCGACTGCCGCGTCACGCCGTCGCGCCACTCGCTCTCGGGCTTGAGGATGACGGTGGTCTCGATCATCGAGAGCGGGGCCGGGTCGGTGGCCGTCTCGGCGCGGCCGATCTTGCCGAAGACGCGCTCGACCTCGGGGAAGCTCGCGATGATGCGGTCGGTGCGCTGGAGCAACTCTTTAGCCCCCTGCGGCGAGATGCCGGGCAGCGTCGTCGGCATGTAGAGGAGGTCGCCCTCCCACAGCGGCGGCATGAACTCGCTGCCGATCTGCGGGAACGGGACGAGGACGTCACCAAACACGAGGCGCTGCACGGGGAGCACGGTTAGAAACAGGAGGCTGAACCCGACGACGAGCACGGCGACGGGCCGGCGGAGCGTGCCCCGGATGAGCGGGCGGTAGGCGCGGAGGAAGAACCGGGCCACCGGGTTCTGCTGCTCGCTGCGGATCTTCCCCTTGACGAAGACGGCCATCAGCGCGGGCACGAGCGTCACGGCGAGGAAGGCCGCCGCTGCCATCGCGAACGTCTTCGTCAGCGCGAGCGGACGGAACATCCGGCCCTCGACCTGTTCGAGCGTGAAGACCGGCAGGAAGCTGACGGTGACGATGAGGAGCGAGAAGAAGAGCGACGGCCCGACCTCCTTCGCCGCCTCAATCACGGCGTGCAGCCGCTCCGATTCGGTGAGTTCGGGCGGCGGCCCGTCGCCCGTCGCCTTCGCCGCGCGCGCCCGCTCGATGTGTTTGTGCGCGTTCTCGACCATCACGAGGCTCGCGTCCACCATCACCCCGATCGCGATCGCGATCCCGCCGAGACTCATGATGTTGGCGTTGATGCCAAGCAGGTACATCACCCCGAGCGAGATCAGAATGCCGACCGGCACCGTCACGACGGCGACGAACGCGCTGCGAACGTGGAGGAGGAACACGAAGACGATGAGCGCGACGACGAGCAGCTCCTCCCAGATCCGCGTCGTGAGCGTGTCGACGGCGCGGCCGATGAGCGCGCTCCGGTCGTACTCGGCGACGACTTCGACGCCCGGCGGCAGCCCGGACTCCAACTCCACGAGCCGCGCCTTCACCCGATCAATCGTCGCCTGCGCGTTCTCGCCGTAGCGCATCACCACGATCCCGCCGACGACCTCGCCCTCGCCATTCACGTCCGCAATGCCCCGCCGGATCTCCGGCCCGAGCTGGACCGTCGCCACGTCGCCGACGGTGACGGGCGTCCCGCCCTCGGCCTTGACGACGACCTCGCGGATGTCCTCGACGCCCTGCAAATACCCCTTCCCGCGCACGATGAACTCGCGCTCGCCGAGTTCAAGCAGTCGCCCGCCAACGTCGCGGTTCGACCGTTTCAGCGCCTCGCCGACGCGCCCGATCGGGACGCCGTACGCGGCGAGCTTCTGCGGGTCCACGACGACCTGGTACTGCTTCTGGAACCCGCCGACGGTGGCGACTTCGCTCACGCCGTCGACGGCCTGCAGTTCGTACTTGAGGTAGAAGTCCTGCACGCTGCGGAGCTGGGCGAGGTCGTAGGTGCCCGTCGTGTCGCGGAGCGAATACTGGTAGACCCACCCGACCCCCGTCGCATCCGGCCCGAGCGCGGGGCTCGCGCCCTCGGGCAGCCGGTCCTGGATCTGCGAGAGGTATTCGAGCACGCGGCTCCGCGCCCAGTACATGTCGGTCCCATCCTCGAAGATGACGTAGACGAAGCTCGTCCCGAACATCGAGTAACCGCGGACGGTCTTGGCGAACGGCACCGAGAGCAGCGCCGACGTGAGCGGGTACGTCACCTGCTCCTCGACGATCTGCGGCCCCTGCCCGGGGTACTCCGTCCGCACGATGACCTGCACGTCGGAGAGGTCGGGGATCGCGTCGATCGGCGTGTTGAGCGTCGCCCACGCGCCGAGCGCCGCCACCACGAGGGTGACGATGCCGACGAGCAGGCGGTTGCGGGCGCTCCAGTCGATGAGGCGTTCGAGCATGGGTGTGGTCCGTTGTCCGTTGTCCGTGGTCACTCGTCAGTCGGTGTAGCCGCGGAGGCGGTCGTATTCGGCGATCTGCTCCGGGGTGAGGGCGGCGCGCAAGGCGACGTGGGCGCGAAGATGCACCGCACGGAGTTGCCCCTGCGCTTCGGCGATGTGTGCGGTGATACGGTCCACCATCTCCGGCGTGGCCGCGCCATCGGCGAAGAGTCGGTCGAGGTGCTCCTCGCGCTCAATGATCGACGCGCCGAGCGGGCGGGCCTCGGCGAGCATCTCCATGCGGAGTCGTTCGGCCTCGGCGCGCTGCGCGTCGGTGAGGCCGAGGGCGTCGGCGAGTTCGAGAACGTGGAGCGGGCCGGGGTAGCTGTGGAACTCGGCCGCTTTGGCGAGCCCCATCCCGCGGCCTTCGCGCAGTCCGGCGACCTCGTCGGGCGTGAGGCCGGTCGGGACGTGTGCCGAGTCGGCGCGGTCGATGAGCGAATCAGCGCGGCGGTGTTGGGCGTGGTCGTGCTTCTGCGCGAGCGCGGCGGGCGCAGCGAGGAGCAGGAGGAGGGCGAGGGTCAGGCGCATGAGGCTGGGGTTCATGGATTCGTCTGGCTGTGGCAGGCCTTTCTCATTTGTCATTGCGAGGAGCGGAGCGACGAAGCAATCTCCTCAGGCCTGCTGGAGTCGGGAGATTGCCGCGCTCCCTTCGGTCGCTCGCAATGACAATAGGGTTCCAGGAGGCATCAGTGGTTCATCTGGCTGTGATCGGTTTCATCCATCGGGTCGGGCGCGGCGTCCGGCATGGCCCCCGTCATCGCGCCGACGGCGGCGGCGAGCCGGGCCTCGGAGTCGATGAGGAATTGGGCGCTCGTGACGACGGTCTCGCCGCCGTCGAGCCCGGCGAGGATCTGGACCGCGCCCTCGCCTTCCTCACCGAGCGTGACGGGCTGCGGGCGGAAACGGCCGTCGCCGAGCGCGAGCACGACGACGGCGGCATCGCCCGTGCGGATCACGGCCTCGCTCGGGACGGTCGGGCGCGCCTCGCTCGGCGCGCCGAAGAGGGTCGCCGTCGCGAACATCCCCGGCTTAATCCGGCGGCCGGGGTTCGGCACCGCGACGCGGGCCGTTCCCGTGCGCGTCGCCGGGTCGAGCGTGTCGTAGACGTACTCCACGCGGCCCGTCAACTCGGTGCCGGGCTGGCTCTCCAGCCGGACCACGGCGCGCGTGCCGGCGTCGACCCACCCAAGGTCTTGCTCTGGCACGTCAACTTGCAGCCAGAGCCCGCTGAGGTCGACGATCTCCATCAGCGTCATCCCCGCCGTGGCCTGCATCCCCTCGACGACACGCTTCTCGGTGACGGTGCCGCTCGCGGGCGCGTAGATCGTGAGCGTCCGCGTCACCTCGCCCGTCGACTCCAACCGCTCGACCTGCCCAGCGCTAATGTCGAAGAGAGAGAGGCGGCGGCGGGCCGCTTTGACGAGCCGGTCGCCGTCGCCCCCGCCGAGGAGTTCGCGGTTGCGGAGAGCGAGGAGGTATTCCTCCTGCGTCGAGACGAGCTGCGGGCTGTAGAGTTCGAGGAGCGGCTGTCCGGCGCGGACGCGGTCGCCCTCGGCGTCGACGTAGAGCCGCTCGACCCACCCGCTGACTTTGAGGCTGACAACCTCGCGGGCGCGGTCGCTCGCCTCGAACACGCCCGTCGTGCGGAGATCGCGGCTGAGCGTGCGCACCATTACCGGGGCCGTCCGCACCCCGATGTTCTGCATCGTCACGGCGTCGATCTCGACGGTCCCTGCGGGCGCGCCGGAGACGGGCACGGGCTGGAGGTCCATCCCGCAGACCGGGCACTGGCCGGGTTCGTCCTCGACGATCCACGGGTGCATCCCCGATTGGTAGACGATCCCGTCGCCGTCGAGGTCTCGGGTGGCGAGCCCGCCCGCCGACTGCGCGGAAACAGCAGGCGTCACCTCAGCTATGTCGTCAGCGTCGTCGCCACGGAGAAACGTCCACGCGAGCCCGACGGCAACGAGGAAGAGAACGAGCGCGCCCACGACGAGCAGGGCCGTGCGCCGCTTCGGGCGCGGCCGTTCGGACTCGGCGTAGGGCGAGCGCTCGGGCGGCGTCGCCGGTGGCGCGGGGTGCGGGGTCGTGGGATTCATCGGAGCCTAGAGTCGGAGGGCTGGAGGTCGGCGAGGGCGGCCCCGCCGAGGGCGCGTTCGAGCCGGGCCGTGGCGTCGAGATAGCGGCCGAGGGCGTCTTCGAGCCCGAGTTGGACCTGGAATCGAGTGCGCTCGGCGTCGAGGAAGGCGGCGTAGTCGGCCTCGCCCGTGGTGTAGGCGGCGAGCACGGACTCGACTGTGGCCTGCGCCTGCGGGACGAGGCGGTCGCGGAAGAGGGCGAGCGTCTCGGCCTCACGATGGACGATGTGGACGAGGTGGGCGATTTCCGTCGAGATCGCCGTGTCGAGCGCGTCCTGCCGGGCCTCGACCTCGGCCTGTCGGAGCCGGGCCTCTTCGAGCCGGGCGTTGAGCCGCCCGCGCTGGAGCGGGACGCGGGCCGAGAGCATCACGGCGAGCGCATCGGTGCCATCGGCCGTCGGCGGCGTGGCGCGGTCGGTCACGTCGAAGTACGTCACGCCGACGCCGATCTCGGGGTAGAACGCTTTTCGGGCGAGGGCGACTTCGGCTTCAGCACGCTCGGCGTCGGTTTCGAGCGCCTGCACCTCGGGCCGGAGCCGGCGGGCGACCTCGGCGAGCGCGGCGTCGGCGCTCGGAAGCGGCGGCGGCGTGAGGCCGACGGTGTCGGCGAGCGCGAGGCTGGGGCGGTTCGTCAGGTGGGCGAGGGTGTGGAGCGCGGCATGGCGCCGGGCGTCGAGGTCGAGGAGGCGGGCGCGGAGCCGCTCTTCTTCGAGCCCGACCTGGAGCACGGCGCCCTGCGGTCCGCGGCCCACTTCGTAGCGGACGGCGGCGGCCTCGGTGAACGCGTCGAGCCGGGCGCGGAACGAGCGGACGAGCGCCTCGGTGCGCTGGATCTGGTAGAGTGTGTAGTAGGCGCGTTTGACCTGGAGCGCGAGGTCGAGCGCGAGCACGTCCGCCTCATAGCCCGCGACTTCGGCCCCGAGGTCGGCCGCGCGCTCGCGGAGGGCGAGCGTGCCCGGCCACGGGATCGTCTGCTCGACGCGCCACTGCGTCCGCTGCGCGCCGAGCGCCGTCACGAGCGGATACGGAAACGCCGTCACCGCGACGGTCGGATCGGGCAGCACGCCGACCTGACCGCCGACGGTGGCGAGCGCGGCGGCGTCGAGCCGAGCGGCGCGGAGCGTCGGGTTCGCCGCTTCGACCTCGGCGAGGAGGGCCGAGAGGTCGAGCGGCGCGGAGTCGGGAGCCTGAGCGCGAGCGCCGCCGGAAACGGCGAGCCCGAGAGGGAGGGCGCAGGCCAGCAGCGCGCGACGCGCTGCACGAGGGAGAGTCATGGTGCTGATGGATCCGGGGGAACGACACGGCGGGACGACGCGGCAGGGCCGGTCGCCGGGGGGCCGGGACGGATCAGATCAGCAGGACCGAGAGCGCGAGATGGGAGCGGACGGACAGCGGTGGCGGCCCGGTGTCGCGCGGTGCAGGCGCCGGCGTCGGAGCCACGACATCGGCGACGAACGGGGCGAGCAGGGCGACGAGGGGCGTGAGCGACTGCGCGGGGTCCGCCACCGTCGTGTGGTCCGACGGGACGGCGGCGACGGCGAGGCAGCACGTCTGCATCGTCGGGCCGCCGGGCGCTTCATCGCTGGATTCCTCGCCCCCATCGGGCATCCCCCCGTGGCAGGGCGGCATCGCCGGCATCTCGCTCGGCGCCTGCGCCGTGGCGGGCAGCGGGCCCACCCCGCAGAGGTGCAGCAACGTCGGGCCGCCCGCTCCGAGCAGGAGGACGAGCGCTGCGACGAGCACGGCGGCGGCGAGGCGGTATGGTCGGGAGCCGTTCAGCATAGGGCGGGCGGGATACCCTAAGCTAAAGCCTTTGGTTTACCCCCGCCCCATAGTTCTCGTTAAGGTTGGAGCCCGTCCACCGATCCGCCACATCCGTGCGACGGCGCGGAAGACGGCGGCGAGAGGCCTCGGCCCGACGCTAACACCTGTCACACGTTGTCGACGGCCGTGCGCAAGCGGTCGCGGATCTCGGCCGCGATCTCGCCGAGCGCGTCGTTCTCCACGGCCGACATCGAGGCGACGGGGTCGACGGCGGCGATCTCGGTCTGCCCGTCGCCGATGTCGTGGAGGATCACGTTGCACGGGAGCATGGTCCCGATGAGCGGCTCGGCCTGGAGCGCGCGATGCGCGGCGGGCGGGTTGCAGGCCCCGAGGATTTTGTAGGGGCGCATGTCGACGTCGAGCTTCTTCTTGAGCGTGGCCTGAATGTCGATCTCGGTGAGGATGCCGAAGCCTTCTTCTTGGAGCGTGCCGCGGACGCGGGCCTCGGCTTCAGCCATCGGGAGATCGACGGTGCGTGCGTAGTGATAGGTGTTCATGGCCGTGGAATAGTTGATGGAGTGATCGGAGCGTTGCAGAATAGAACCGTAATACGAGCGAACGGCGCCGAGGTGCTCCGCGGTCGCCTTAATTCGCCGTGAGGTGCCGCAGGGAACCGCCACCGGGAATCCCCCTCGCCCCGGCGCGGTCGATGGACGCGCCATTCGATGGGCGCGACGAGGTGCGACGAGATCGGGGCGACGTTCGAGGTTCGGCTGCCCTGCCTCGCGTGTGCCGAGCCGAAAGCCTCACCCGACGCCGCGTAACCCGCAAGATCGTCGAATCAGATCCGCCCTTGCTCTGTTGAGAAGCTCTCGTTCTGGTCGTCCGGAGCTTGTCGAAGGACCTCTCCTGAGCACCGCGCAGCTCCTCAGAGATCCCTCGGCTGCGCTCGGGATGACACGAAGGGTCGCTGTGCTGAGCTTCTCAACAGAGCAGTCCGCCCTTAGTAACATTTAAGGGGAGTCCCCGGCTCTTTCTCCGCGCTGTCGGGTAAAAGGGCCGCACGTCATCTCTCCCTTCTCTCCTCTCTACACTTCCATGGTTACCCACGAGATCCTCTCCGCCCACCCCGCTCCCGCCGACCCCCTCGACGCGCTCGCCGCCTGCATCGAGGCCTGCTTCGAATGCGAGCAGTGCTGCACTGCCTGCGCCGACGCCTGCCTCGCCGGCGAGAAGGCCATGCGCCGCTGCATCCGCACCGACCTCGACTGCGCCGACATCTGCGCCGCCACCGGCCGCGTCCTCTCCCGCCAGACGGCTCCGTCGTGGGCGCTCATCCATGCCCAGGTCGAGGCATGCCGCACGGCCTGCCGCGTCTGCGCCGAGGAGTGCGAGCAGCACGCCGACGAGCACGAGCACTGCCGGATCTGCGCCGAATGCTGCCGCCGCTGCGAGCAGTCCTGCACGCGGCTCCTCGACGCGCTTCCGAAGGCCAGCGCCTGACCCCGTCGCCTGCCAGCGAGCCGGGTGAGCGCGCCGCGTCGTGCTCACCCGGCCGTCATAGACCCCTATCGAGCCCGCGCCCTTCCTCCTCACCCACCCCGTGCCCCGATGTCGTACACACGCTTCTTCGCCATGATCGCCACGTCGACCGTGGTGATGTTCATCCTCATGTATTCGACGGTCTACGTGCTCGATCACGTCTGGTGGAGCCAGACGAAGTTCTGGATGGCGCTCTACATGGGTGCCGCGATGGCCGTCATCATGCTCGGCTTCATGCTCTCGATGTACGACGACAAGCGGAAGAACGTCGCCATCTTCGTCGGGAGCGCCGTCGTCTTCGCCCTCGCCCTCTTCTTCGCCCGCAGTCAGGAGACGGTCGGCGACGTGGCGTGGATGAAGGCGATGATCCCGCACCACTCCATCGCGATCCTCACCAGCGAGCGGGCCGAGATCTCTGATCCCCGCGCCCGCCGCCTCGCCGACGACATCATCCTCGCGCAGCGGGCCGAGATCGCCGAGATGGAGGCGCTCATCGCCGACCTCGAGGGCGCCGACTACGAGGGCGGCGAGCCCCTTCCGCCTTCGGTCCCTCCCGTGGAGGGCGGGTCCGAAGATGTGGCCGGCGCGCCGAGCCTCACCGTGGCCGAGCCCGCGCTCCGCGGCAACGTCGTGATCCTCGACGAGGTGAAGGTCGCGTCCGACGCGTGGGTCGTGATCCACCCCGACGCCGGGGGCCGGCCCGACGTCGGGACGATGCTCGGCCGCTCGTTCGTCATGCACGGGACGACGGCCCGCGTGCCCGTAGCCCTCGACGTGGCGGTGGAGCCGGGCGCCACGCTCTTCGCCACGCTCCACGACGACACCGGCGAGATCGGCGCGTTCGAGTTCGTCGGCGCCGGCTCGGTCGACGCGCCGCTCGTGGCGAACGGGATCCCCGTGTCCCAATCGTTCGTCGTCAATTAGCCCTGCAGCCCACCGCCACGGAGCGTGCGGCGGCTCGCAACCCCTGCGATAGGTTCGGGTTATCTTTGGCCTCACGGCAGGTGACTCCACGGAAAATCGGGGTTCGCCCCTGCTCTCTCCGTGTCTGCTTCCTGCTGTTCTATGACGACGCCCTCGGCCTCCCGCTCTTCCCGCCTGCCCCTTCTCTTTGGCCTGCTCTGGGCGCTTCAGTTTCTGATCGTAGGGGACTCGGCGCTCGCCCAGGCCGTGCAGGTCGGGCTCGGGAGCTACAGCACCTCGCTCCCCTCCGGTGCGGTGGGGCCCCAGAACTTCGAGGGCCAGCCGATCGCTCCCAAAGTCTCGGCGGACTTCGCACTCCCGATCCAGTCGAACGACTACTGGAGCAGTCTGATCTACCCCTTCTTCAACGACCCCTACTCCAACATCCTGTACGCCCACCCGATCAACGCGAGGGCGACCGCGGCGGGCCTCCAGATCGGATACACGACCGACCCCATCTTCGTAGCCGCCGACTACCTCTACCCGTTCGCGGCCCAACTGACGGTCGGGGTGGACGGGCTCTCGGCGAGCCGTGCGACGGCGCACGACTACGGCGACTGGACCGCGACGGCGCGGTGGAACGGCGGCGCCGTCACGATGGAGGCCACGCTCGGCCACGGCCTCCCGTACGTCTTCTTCGAGGTGGTGGGCGGGCAGGCCGTCCTCACGCCCGCCCAGAGCCCGACCATCTGGCACCGCGAGGGCGGTGTGCTGGGCCTGACGATCGGCGGGAAACACTACGGCGTGTTCGCGCCGTCGGCCGCCACGT
The sequence above is a segment of the Rhodothermales bacterium genome. Coding sequences within it:
- a CDS encoding TolC family protein translates to MTLPRAARRALLACALPLGLAVSGGARAQAPDSAPLDLSALLAEVEAANPTLRAARLDAAALATVGGQVGVLPDPTVAVTAFPYPLVTALGAQRTQWRVEQTIPWPGTLALRERAADLGAEVAGYEADVLALDLALQVKRAYYTLYQIQRTEALVRSFRARLDAFTEAAAVRYEVGRGPQGAVLQVGLEEERLRARLLDLDARRHAALHTLAHLTNRPSLALADTVGLTPPPLPSADAALAEVARRLRPEVQALETDAERAEAEVALARKAFYPEIGVGVTYFDVTDRATPPTADGTDALAVMLSARVPLQRGRLNARLEEARLRQAEVEARQDALDTAISTEIAHLVHIVHREAETLALFRDRLVPQAQATVESVLAAYTTGEADYAAFLDAERTRFQVQLGLEDALGRYLDATARLERALGGAALADLQPSDSRLR
- a CDS encoding Spy/CpxP family protein refolding chaperone, yielding MRLTLALLLLLAAPAALAQKHDHAQHRRADSLIDRADSAHVPTGLTPDEVAGLREGRGMGLAKAAEFHSYPGPLHVLELADALGLTDAQRAEAERLRMEMLAEARPLGASIIEREEHLDRLFADGAATPEMVDRITAHIAEAQGQLRAVHLRAHVALRAALTPEQIAEYDRLRGYTD
- a CDS encoding CusA/CzcA family heavy metal efflux RND transporter, which gives rise to MLERLIDWSARNRLLVGIVTLVVAALGAWATLNTPIDAIPDLSDVQVIVRTEYPGQGPQIVEEQVTYPLTSALLSVPFAKTVRGYSMFGTSFVYVIFEDGTDMYWARSRVLEYLSQIQDRLPEGASPALGPDATGVGWVYQYSLRDTTGTYDLAQLRSVQDFYLKYELQAVDGVSEVATVGGFQKQYQVVVDPQKLAAYGVPIGRVGEALKRSNRDVGGRLLELGEREFIVRGKGYLQGVEDIREVVVKAEGGTPVTVGDVATVQLGPEIRRGIADVNGEGEVVGGIVVMRYGENAQATIDRVKARLVELESGLPPGVEVVAEYDRSALIGRAVDTLTTRIWEELLVVALIVFVFLLHVRSAFVAVVTVPVGILISLGVMYLLGINANIMSLGGIAIAIGVMVDASLVMVENAHKHIERARAAKATGDGPPPELTESERLHAVIEAAKEVGPSLFFSLLIVTVSFLPVFTLEQVEGRMFRPLALTKTFAMAAAAFLAVTLVPALMAVFVKGKIRSEQQNPVARFFLRAYRPLIRGTLRRPVAVLVVGFSLLFLTVLPVQRLVFGDVLVPFPQIGSEFMPPLWEGDLLYMPTTLPGISPQGAKELLQRTDRIIASFPEVERVFGKIGRAETATDPAPLSMIETTVILKPESEWRDGVTRQSLTAEMDRAINFPGLTNAWTMPIKTRIDMLATGIKTPVGVKIAGPDLAVLERLGREVEAAVKDLPGTRSAYAERVMGGSFLDIDVDRRAAARYGLTSGDVQDVISAAVGGMNVTTTVEGLERYPVNVRYPRALRDDLPALRQVLVPTPNGANVPLGQLADFSYVAGPPMVKSENARPNAWVFIDLTDEADVGSYVQRAREVVAESVTLPPGYALKWSGQFEYLERANERLAVLVPITLAIIFLLLFLHFRSATEALLLMIPLPFAVVGAIWLMLALGYNFSIAVGVGLIAVAGLAAETGVVMHVYLDEAVKRYRRDGRLTSVPRLKEALEEGAVDRVRPKLMTVFTTIIGLVPIMIGTGTGAEVMQRIATPMVGGLVTSTVHTLIMIPALYVVVQGRRLRHELRTTPPGDGQSADLAFEPLAPDAAAHPSR
- a CDS encoding DUF302 domain-containing protein, which gives rise to MNTYHYARTVDLPMAEAEARVRGTLQEEGFGILTEIDIQATLKKKLDVDMRPYKILGACNPPAAHRALQAEPLIGTMLPCNVILHDIGDGQTEIAAVDPVASMSAVENDALGEIAAEIRDRLRTAVDNV
- a CDS encoding cupredoxin domain-containing protein, which produces MTTLKLFPLLALLLALAACGDADDGAMQGAPPTGENATMHDHEMADDDGPAEPQIVDGVQVVEIEAGRMGYVPREIALEAGVPARIVFTRTVESECSSQVTIPAFDVPTTDLPLDEPVAVEFTPTESGDFEFVCGMDMQRGSLMIKS
- a CDS encoding efflux RND transporter periplasmic adaptor subunit; the protein is MNPTTPHPAPPATPPERSPYAESERPRPKRRTALLVVGALVLFLVAVGLAWTFLRGDDADDIAEVTPAVSAQSAGGLATRDLDGDGIVYQSGMHPWIVEDEPGQCPVCGMDLQPVPVSGAPAGTVEIDAVTMQNIGVRTAPVMVRTLSRDLRTTGVFEASDRAREVVSLKVSGWVERLYVDAEGDRVRAGQPLLELYSPQLVSTQEEYLLALRNRELLGGGDGDRLVKAARRRLSLFDISAGQVERLESTGEVTRTLTIYAPASGTVTEKRVVEGMQATAGMTLMEIVDLSGLWLQVDVPEQDLGWVDAGTRAVVRLESQPGTELTGRVEYVYDTLDPATRTGTARVAVPNPGRRIKPGMFATATLFGAPSEARPTVPSEAVIRTGDAAVVVLALGDGRFRPQPVTLGEEGEGAVQILAGLDGGETVVTSAQFLIDSEARLAAAVGAMTGAMPDAAPDPMDETDHSQMNH
- a CDS encoding four-helix bundle copper-binding protein, encoding MVTHEILSAHPAPADPLDALAACIEACFECEQCCTACADACLAGEKAMRRCIRTDLDCADICAATGRVLSRQTAPSWALIHAQVEACRTACRVCAEECEQHADEHEHCRICAECCRRCEQSCTRLLDALPKASA
- a CDS encoding DUF305 domain-containing protein, producing MSYTRFFAMIATSTVVMFILMYSTVYVLDHVWWSQTKFWMALYMGAAMAVIMLGFMLSMYDDKRKNVAIFVGSAVVFALALFFARSQETVGDVAWMKAMIPHHSIAILTSERAEISDPRARRLADDIILAQRAEIAEMEALIADLEGADYEGGEPLPPSVPPVEGGSEDVAGAPSLTVAEPALRGNVVILDEVKVASDAWVVIHPDAGGRPDVGTMLGRSFVMHGTTARVPVALDVAVEPGATLFATLHDDTGEIGAFEFVGAGSVDAPLVANGIPVSQSFVVN